In the Maridesulfovibrio bastinii DSM 16055 genome, one interval contains:
- the aprA gene encoding adenylyl-sulfate reductase subunit alpha — MPLLPIKEASKGVALAEPEIIEKDVDILLVGGGMGNCGAAFEACRWADKLDQDIKILLLDKAAMERSGAVAQGLSAINTYLGENDADDYVRMVRTDLMGLVREDLIYDLGRHVDDSVHLFEEWGLPCWIKKDGKNLDGAAAKAAGLSLRNGDPCVRSGRWQMMINGESYKCIVAEAAKNALGEDRYMERVFIVKMLLDANEPNRIAGAVGFSTRENKVYVIKTNAAIVACGGAVNIYRPRSTGEGMGRAWYPVWNAGSTYTMCAQVGAEMTMMENRFVPARFKDGYGPVGAWFLLFKAKATNYKGEDYCEVNRAMLKPYEDRGYAKGHVIPTCLRNHMMLREMREGRGPIYMDTATALQTTFKELSPAEQKHLESEAWEDFLDMCVGQANLWAAMNIEPEKSGSEIMPTEPYLLGSHSGCCGIWTSGPDEDWVPEDYKIKADNGKVYNRMTTVMGLFTCADGVGASGHKFSSGSHAEGRIAGKQAVRWVVDHKDFKPALSAKAADLAKELYQPWYTYQEGKSISTDPVVNPNYITPRNFMMRLIKATDEYGGGVGTMYVTSQALLATGFHLLEMLEEDSKKLAARDLHELMRCWEQFHRLWTVRLHMQHIDFREESRYPGFYYRGDFMGLDDSKWKCFVNSKYDVEKGETVVFKKPYYQIIPD, encoded by the coding sequence ATGCCTCTGCTTCCCATCAAAGAAGCTTCCAAGGGTGTTGCCCTTGCTGAGCCTGAAATCATAGAAAAAGACGTAGATATTCTTCTCGTCGGTGGTGGTATGGGTAACTGCGGTGCTGCATTTGAAGCATGCCGCTGGGCTGACAAACTTGATCAGGACATCAAAATCCTGCTTCTCGATAAAGCTGCCATGGAACGTTCCGGTGCTGTTGCACAGGGCCTTTCCGCTATTAACACCTATCTTGGCGAAAATGACGCTGATGACTACGTACGCATGGTTCGTACTGACCTCATGGGCCTCGTTCGTGAAGACCTTATCTACGACCTCGGCCGTCACGTTGATGATTCCGTACATCTTTTCGAAGAATGGGGACTCCCCTGCTGGATCAAAAAAGACGGTAAGAACCTCGACGGTGCCGCAGCTAAGGCCGCTGGCCTCTCACTGCGTAACGGCGATCCCTGTGTTCGTTCCGGTCGCTGGCAGATGATGATTAACGGTGAATCTTACAAGTGCATCGTTGCTGAAGCAGCAAAGAATGCTCTTGGTGAAGATCGCTACATGGAACGTGTATTCATCGTTAAAATGCTCCTCGACGCTAACGAACCCAACCGCATCGCTGGTGCTGTAGGTTTCTCCACCCGTGAAAATAAAGTATATGTTATCAAAACCAACGCAGCTATCGTAGCTTGTGGTGGTGCTGTAAACATCTACCGCCCCCGTTCCACTGGTGAAGGTATGGGTCGTGCATGGTATCCTGTATGGAACGCTGGTTCCACATACACCATGTGTGCTCAGGTTGGTGCTGAAATGACCATGATGGAAAACCGCTTCGTACCTGCTCGTTTTAAAGACGGTTACGGACCTGTTGGTGCATGGTTCCTGCTCTTCAAAGCTAAAGCTACCAACTACAAAGGTGAAGACTATTGCGAAGTTAACCGCGCAATGCTCAAACCTTACGAAGATCGCGGATACGCAAAGGGGCACGTTATCCCCACATGTCTTCGTAACCACATGATGCTCCGTGAAATGCGTGAAGGTCGCGGTCCTATCTACATGGACACCGCTACCGCACTGCAGACCACTTTTAAAGAACTCTCTCCTGCTGAACAGAAACACCTCGAATCTGAAGCATGGGAAGACTTCCTCGATATGTGTGTTGGTCAGGCAAACCTCTGGGCTGCAATGAACATCGAACCTGAGAAATCCGGTTCCGAGATCATGCCTACAGAGCCTTACCTCCTCGGTTCTCACTCCGGTTGTTGCGGTATCTGGACTTCCGGTCCTGACGAAGACTGGGTTCCCGAAGATTACAAGATCAAAGCTGATAACGGTAAAGTCTACAACCGTATGACCACCGTTATGGGCCTCTTCACCTGCGCTGATGGTGTTGGTGCTTCCGGTCACAAGTTCTCTTCCGGTTCTCATGCTGAAGGCCGTATCGCTGGTAAGCAGGCTGTTCGCTGGGTTGTTGATCACAAAGACTTCAAGCCCGCACTGTCCGCTAAAGCTGCTGATCTCGCTAAAGAACTTTATCAGCCCTGGTACACATATCAGGAAGGTAAATCCATCTCTACCGACCCAGTAGTTAACCCTAACTACATTACCCCCAGAAACTTCATGATGCGCCTCATTAAGGCAACTGATGAATACGGTGGTGGTGTTGGTACTATGTACGTAACCTCCCAGGCTCTGCTTGCTACCGGTTTCCATCTCCTCGAAATGCTCGAAGAAGATTCCAAGAAACTGGCTGCTCGTGACCTGCATGAACTCATGCGCTGTTGGGAACAGTTCCACAGACTGTGGACCGTTCGTCTCCACATGCAGCACATCGACTTCCGTGAAGAATCCCGCTATCCCGGATTCTACTATCGCGGCGACTTCATGGGTCTTGATGATTCCAAGTGGAAGTGCTTCGTCAACTCTAAGTATGACGTTGAAAAAGGCGAAACTGTCGTCTTCAAGAAGCCTTACTACCAGATCATTCCTGACTAA
- the aprB gene encoding adenylyl-sulfate reductase subunit beta yields MPTFVNPEKCDGCKGGEKTACMYICPNDLMILDPEEMRAYNQEPDACWECYSCVKICPQGAIEARPYGDFAPMGGTSIPMRSAEDIMWTVKFRNGNVKRFKFPIRTTPEGSIKPFDGKPEGADLDTELLFTEEALTTPKEVLGKKFDVTEADKSNSYKDI; encoded by the coding sequence ATGCCGACCTTTGTCAATCCGGAAAAATGTGATGGCTGCAAGGGTGGAGAAAAGACCGCCTGCATGTACATCTGCCCCAACGATCTTATGATCCTGGATCCCGAAGAAATGAGGGCCTACAACCAGGAACCTGACGCATGTTGGGAATGTTATTCCTGCGTAAAAATTTGCCCTCAGGGCGCTATTGAAGCACGCCCTTACGGTGACTTCGCACCCATGGGTGGAACCTCCATCCCCATGCGCTCTGCTGAAGACATCATGTGGACAGTTAAGTTCCGTAACGGAAACGTAAAACGTTTCAAATTCCCCATCCGTACAACTCCTGAAGGATCCATCAAACCTTTTGATGGCAAACCTGAAGGTGCTGATCTGGATACCGAACTTCTCTTCACTGAAGAAGCTCTTACTACTCCTAAAGAAGTACTGGGCAAAAAGTTCGACGTTACTGAAGCTGACAAATCCAACTCTTACAAAGACATATAG